From the Primulina tabacum isolate GXHZ01 chromosome 15, ASM2559414v2, whole genome shotgun sequence genome, one window contains:
- the LOC142526970 gene encoding uncharacterized protein LOC142526970: MFAAARLAELPELRQLRTIFSERYTNSLDFYVDKQFMEKLKSSRPSKEMKLQLLQDVAAESGVDWNSKALENKLYHETAGKKDTADDFKDELYVSRDRMEGSVLKNESRSRSDYVRWNPGKCTGSQRKDGLSGHEQKYTSEVIPIKGIHVDTIVRNETYNQPESRVPNEEKPLKYGSIPPPYIKSDVKKTKSQ; the protein is encoded by the exons ATGTTTGCAGCAGCAAGACTTGCTGAACTGCCAGAGTTGAGGCAACTTCGAACTATATTTTCCGAGAGATATACGAATTCGCTGGATTTTTATGTTGACAAACAG TTTATGGAGAAGTTGAAATCAAGCCGCCCCTCGAAAGAAATGAAGCTTCAATTATTGCAAGATGTAGCTGCAGAATCAGGCGTGGACTGGAACTCAAAAGCTCTGGAAAACAAGCTGTATCATGAAACTGCTGGTAAAAAG GATACTGCTGATGATTTCAAAGATGAACTGTACGTTTCGCGTGATAGGATGGAAGGTTCAGTTCTAAAGAACGAATCCAGGAGCAGGTCAGATTATGTACGCTGGAACCCTGGAAAATGTACTGGTTCTCAGAGGAAAGATGGCCTTTCTGGTCATGAACAGAAATACACAAGTGAAGTTATTCCAATCAAGGGCATTCACGTGGATACTATCGTAAGAAATGAGACGTATAACCAACCAGAATCTCGTGTTCCGAATGAAGAAAAGCCTCTCAAGTACGGGTCAATCCCTCCTCCATATATCAAATCCGATGTCAAAAAAACAAAGAGCCAGTAA